The region TGATCACGCTCGAGGAGATCGGCCGTGATGAGGTCGAAATCCAGGTTGACCTTGATGCCTGGGATTCCATGGCGCTGGACCACCGCAACCTGCTGTTCTGGCATGAAGTCGGTCGCATTCAGAACGACACGATTCCGCGCGATGGTTGGGAAATGGCAGCCTTGGCGATCGGTCTGGGCGGTGCCATCGGTGAACTCTGGGTTCAGGATGGACTGCTACTGATGATGGCCCTTGGGTTGTCTGGTTTTGCCGGTTATCGGCTCTACCTGAAGAACAATTCCGAAAAACGCCTGCAGGACGCCATCAGCGCGGATGAACGCGCCATTGATCTGGCCTGCCGTTTTGGCTACAGCGTGCCCAATGCTTACCGAAGTCTCGGTGGAGCTCTGAAGGAGCTGGTGGAGCAGACCCGCAAGAAGAAGCGGAGGAGCTACTACGAAGATCGTCTTGAGGCGCTGCGCAAGAGCGCCAGCAAAGCCCGGGCAGAGATGGCCCAGCAGGAAGGCTCCCGTAGTTCCGTCACCAGTGAGAACGTTTATGGATAGTCAACAGCTGGCGGATCTGGCTGCCGAGGCTTGTGATGACCGCAAGGCATCTGATATCCGTTTGATTCGGGTGGACGAGGTGTCGAGCCTGGCGGATTGGATGGTGATCGCCGGCGGCCAATCGGACGTGCAGGTGCGAGCCATTGCACGATCCGTCGAGGATCGATTGGAAACCGAGGCGGAGCGCCTGCCTTTGCGCAAGGAAGGTGTGCAGGAAGGCCGCTGGGCGTTGCTGGATTACGGCGAGCTGATCGTCCATGTGCTGATGCCCGATGAGCGGGGCTACTACGACCTTGAAGCCTTCTGGAGCCACGGGGAGACCCGCGCCTTCCTACCGTCACCAAAAGTGAGCTAATAGGCATGGACGAGCTCGTCTCCTGCCCCGTACCTCCGGAGCAGAGACCGCTGGAGGAATTTCAGCAGCTCTCCAAATCCTGGTTTTTCTCCTGGCCAACGGGAGAGGTGTCGTCTTTGAAGCGCAGTCTGCTGATCAGCTGGATGTTGATGTTGCCGCTCTGCACCCTCGTGGCCAGTGGCAGTTTGACCCTGAAAGCGGACCCTCCCCGACTCGTCGTGGCAGGAGCCGTCGCCGCTTTGGTCCTCCCCTTGCTGCTGCTGGTTCGCCAGTGG is a window of Synechococcus sp. A15-24 DNA encoding:
- a CDS encoding DUF3318 domain-containing protein, translating into MSELQRLKGLLPPEMQSWVFVETAAAVDPPLITLEEIGRDEVEIQVDLDAWDSMALDHRNLLFWHEVGRIQNDTIPRDGWEMAALAIGLGGAIGELWVQDGLLLMMALGLSGFAGYRLYLKNNSEKRLQDAISADERAIDLACRFGYSVPNAYRSLGGALKELVEQTRKKKRRSYYEDRLEALRKSASKARAEMAQQEGSRSSVTSENVYG
- a CDS encoding CGLD27 family protein produces the protein MDELVSCPVPPEQRPLEEFQQLSKSWFFSWPTGEVSSLKRSLLISWMLMLPLCTLVASGSLTLKADPPRLVVAGAVAALVLPLLLLVRQWLGWTYVMKRLLSESVDYEESGWYDGQTWEKPLSWRTRDLLVARHEVRPILSRLGRALAMAAGLMLGGASLCQAL
- the rsfS gene encoding ribosome silencing factor, which translates into the protein MDSQQLADLAAEACDDRKASDIRLIRVDEVSSLADWMVIAGGQSDVQVRAIARSVEDRLETEAERLPLRKEGVQEGRWALLDYGELIVHVLMPDERGYYDLEAFWSHGETRAFLPSPKVS